One Drosophila willistoni isolate 14030-0811.24 chromosome 2R unlocalized genomic scaffold, UCI_dwil_1.1 Seg167, whole genome shotgun sequence DNA segment encodes these proteins:
- the LOC6644070 gene encoding DNA polymerase subunit gamma-1, mitochondrial, with translation MILLRCYTTRAPAPREHYASSSIKIYRKARAPKQKQLKNSEPTPVAGSKANESFQNPVKIQMISQNLHKQIFPQSPRRNLAESVAAARDYKADLHRHGIDIDSSMPIEDVNLELPPLHGENIEEHFYNIAKEQVKPYEELLWPLVKCRELPNKPKRWAFHAGWTAYNPIDGTPEAVDQPLEKGLIFDVEVCVKAGQGPVLATAVSTERWYSWVSPKLTKHRMGVDHMEDMEPCDGDVDTERPHYTLDELIPLGSGPGLIVGHNVSYDRARLRDQYLLEDTRTRFVDTMSLHMCVSGVTSYQRAMLKSKKEPAPEDLGWLEQSSLNSLVEVHRLYCGGEPLSKEPRNIFVEGTMEQVRQNFQSLVNYCAGDVEATYRILSQLYPLYAERFPHPASLAGMLEMGSAYLPVNSNWERYIHESQLTYEDLSIEAKYHLGRRAEEACSLLHDEQYKKHLWLWDEDWSVQSLKLKKAPKRKPLPKMDEECSSSPFQAKFQHLYDQRALLPARRPLLPGYPQWYRKLCQKPPLQTSERDLQSEEEWTPGATGISTGMQIAPKLLSLCWEGYPLHYLKEHGWGFLVPFRNDARESQALPLEQLLQRCPVPEFARHCASANESELALDALPRNLDEHLGRREYFKKISKRQQKLETQYKGSGVWCNHILENSCFFLKLPHKNGPSYRVGNPLSRDFLNKFSENVLSSGNPSCQAAARVIEIARMMSYWRNNRDRIMNQMVVWLQRECLPSGLTSHLQHTSYGAICPQVVACGTLTRRAMEPTWMTASNSRADRLGSELRAMVQAPPGYRLVGADVDSQELWIASVLGDAYAWGEHGATPLGWMTLSGNKSNQSDMHSITAKAVGISRDHAKVINYARIYGAGQQFAENLLQQFNPTFSASEAKAKAMKMFSITKGKRIYRLRDEFHDELEDRPYSGYEATRLAVQRNRPISEVFHRSSWQGGTESAMFNRLEEIATEAQPKTPFLGCRLSRALEADTGADQEQRFLPTRINWVVQSGAVDFLHLMLVSMRWLMGSHARFCLSFHDELRYLVREDMAPKAALAMHITNLLTRSFCVSRIGLKDLPMSVAFFSSVEVDTVLRKECSMDCQTPSNPHGLRIGYGIQPGESLTIDKAIEKAGGHDLSQWNWISKS, from the exons ATGATACTACTCCGCTGCTACACCACTAGAGCTCCGGCTCCTCGAGAGCACTATGCCAGCAGTAGCATTAAAATATATCGTAAGGCTAGGGCGCCAAAACAGAAGCAACTGAAAAATTCGGAGCCCACACCAGTTGCCGGTTCCAAGGCCAATGAATCTTTCCAGAATCCggtaaaaattcaaatgattTCACAGAATCTGCACAAGCAAATCTTTCCCCAGTCACCACGTCGAAATCTTGCAGAATCCGTTGCTGCAGCTCGAGATTATAAAGCAGATCTCCATCGTCATGGCATTGACATTGATAGTTCCATGCCCATTGAAGATGTGAATCTTGAATTGCCACCACTACATGGTGAGAACATTGAGGAGCATTTCTACAACATAGCCAAAGAACAGGTGAAGCCATACGAGGAGTTGCTATGGCCCCTAGTGAAGTGCAGAGAGCTGCCAAATAAACCAAAGCGGTGGGCATTTCATGCCGGATGGACTGCTTATAATCCCATAGATGGCACACCCGAGGCAGTTGACCAGCCACTCGAAAAAGGACTAATCTTCGATGTGGAAGTGTGTGTCAAGGCTGGCCAAGGTCCAGTATTGGCCACAGCGGTCAGTACCGAGCGTTGGTATTCGTGGGTCAGCCCAAAACTCACCAAACATCGGATGGGTGTCGATCACATGGAGGACATGGAGCCTTGCGATGGTGATGTCGACACAGAGAGGCCCCATTACACTTTAGATGAGCTGATACCACTTGGAAGCGGACCTGGTCTGATAGTGGGTCATAATGTCTCCTATGACAGGGCTAGATTGCGGGATCAATATTTGCTGGAGGACACACGCACTCGTTTTGTGGACACCATGTCCCTGCACATGTGTGTGAGTGGAGTGACCAGTTATCAAAGGGCCATGCTCAAATCCAAGAAAGAGCCGGCTCCCGAGGACTTAGGTTGGCTGGAGCAGAGTTCCCTTAATAGTCTGGTGGAAGTGCATCGTCTCTACTGTGGCGGGGAGCCGCTGTCAAAGGAGCCCCGAAATATTTTTGTAGAAGGCACAATGGAACAGGTGCGTCAAAATTTTCAATCTCTAGTGAATTATTGCGCCGGGGATGTTGAGGCCACTTATCGCATACTTAGCCAACTTTATCCACTATATGCAGAAAGATTTCCACATCCCGCATCTTTGGCTGGCATGCTGGAGATGGGCTCAGCCTATTTGCCCGTCAACTCCAACTGGGAGCGCTATATACACGAATCCCAATTGACCTATGAGGATCTGAGCATTGAGGCCAAATATCACTTGGGTCGCAGAGCAGAGGAAGCATGCTCCTTGCTCCACGATGAACAATATAAGAAACATCTTTGGCTTTGGGACGAGGATTGGAGTGTCCAAAGTCTGAAACTAAAAAAGGCCCCTAAACGAAAGCCACTGCCCAAGATGGATGAGGAGTGCTCCTCGTCTCCTTTTCAGGCTAAATTTCAGCATTTATATGACCAGCGAGCTCTATTGCCTGCACGTCGTCCTCTCCTGCCGGGTTATCCACAATGGTATCGCAAACTGTGCCAAAAACCTCCTCTCCAGACCAGCGAGAGGGATCTGCAATCCGAAGAAGAATGGACACCGGGAGCTACGGGAATTAGCACAGGAATGCAGATTGCTCCGAAACTTTTGTCGCTCTGTTGGGAGGGTTATCCCTTGCATTACCTCAAGGAACATGGCTGGGGTTTCCTCGTGCCCTTTCGTAATGATGCCCGCGAATCCCAAGCGTTGCCCCTAGAGCAGCTTCTTCAACGTTGTCCGGTTCCCGAGTTTGCCCGCCACTGTGCCTCAGCTAATGAGAGTGAACTCGCCTTGGATGCACTCCCTCGAAATTTAGATGAGCATCTTGGTAGACGCGAGTACTTCAAGAAAATCTCAAAGCGTCAACAGAAATTGGAAACGCAGTATAAAG GCTCCGGAGTCTGGTGCAATCACATATTGGAAAATTCTTGCTTCTTCCTTAAACTGCCACATAAGAATGGGCCCTCCTACCGTGTGGGTAATCCCTTGTCCAGGGATTTCCTTAATAAATTCTctgaaaatgttttaagtaGCGGCAATCCCTCATGCCAGGCCGCTGCTCGGGTCATCGAGATTGCCCGTATGATGTCGTACTGGCGCAATAATCGAGATCGCATTATGAACCAAATGGTTGTGTGGTTGCAGCGGGAATGCCTTCCGTCAGGATTGACATCTCATTTGCAACACACGTCGTACGGAGCCATTTGCCCACAGGTGGTCGCTTGTGGCACCCTAACTCGTCGTGCCATGGAGCCCACATGGATGACAGCCTCAAATTCACGAGCCGATCGCCTCGGCTCTGAGTTAAGGGCCATGGTTCAGGCACCGCCCGGTTACCGTTTAGTGGGAGCCGATGTGGACTCTCAGGAGCTGTGGATAGCATCGGTGCTTGGCGATGCCTATGCCTGGGGGGAGCATGGCGCAACGCCCCTTGGCTGGATGACTTTGAGCGGCAATAAATCGAATCAAAGTGACATGCACTCCATTACGGCCAAGGCCGTGGGCATTTCCCGTGATCATGCCAAGGTGATTAACTATGCCAGAATCTATGGAGCAGGTCAGCAGTTCGCTGAGAATTTGCTGCAACAGTTTAATCCCACTTTTAGTGCTTCGgaggccaaagccaaagccatgAAGATGTTTTCCATAACCAAGGGCAAGCGAATTTACAGACTACGCGATGAGTTCCATGACGAACTGGAGGATAGACC CTATAGCGGCTACGAGGCAACTCGCTTGGCTGTTCAACGAAACCGACCCATATCAGAGGTTTTCCATCGTTCCAGTTGGCAGGGCGGCACAGAGAGCGCAATGTTTAATCGCCTAGAAGAGATTGCCACTGAAGCGCAACCAAAAACACCTTTTCTCGGATGCCGCCTCAGTCGAGCCCTTGAGGCAGATACCGGCGCGGATCAGGAGCAACGTTTTCTACCCACCCGCATCAATTGGGTGGTACAAAGTGGAGCTGTCGACTTTCTTCATCTGATGTTGGTCAGCATGCGTTGGCTAATGGGCAGCCATGCCCGTTTCTGTCTAAGTTTCCACGATGAATTGCGTTATTTAGTCCGAGAAGACATGGCACCCAAGGCAGCATTGGCCATGCATATCACAAATTTGTTAACCCGTTCGTTTTGTGTATCCCGCATTGGACTGAAAGACTTGCCCATGTCAGTGGCATTTTTCTCCTCTGTCGAAGTGGACACAGTGCTGCGTAAGGAGTGTTCAATGGATTGCCAAACACCATCCAATCCACATGGTCTACGCATCGGCTATGGCATACAACCAGGAGAAAGTTTGACCATAGACAAGGCCATTGAAAAGGCAGGTGGTCATGATCTAAGTCAATGGAATTGGATTAGTAAAAgttaa
- the LOC6644071 gene encoding cysteine sulfinic acid decarboxylase encodes MLASENFPTHHFKESIFKPYNATTSAANAAAAATVEDLANVAKTLTSKSTTSSSVASDAAATVSLMGAVDIETARKMLANNNVNINNNNNNNINNNNSKDTAEFESFLRGCIDEIIKLAVVEGTNRSSKVVEWHEPSELRQIFDFQLREKGESQDKLRELLRETIRFSVKTGHPYFINQLYSGVDPYALVGQWLTDSLNPSVYTYEVAPVFTLMEEEVLAEMRRIVGFPDNGLGDGIFCPGGSIANGYAISCARYKYAPESKKNGLFSGKPLIIFTSEDAHYSVEKLAMFMGFGSEHVRKIATNEVGKMRLSDLEQQIQLCLDNNWQPLMVSATAGTTVLGAFDDLVGISELCRKHNMWMHVDAAWGGGALMSKKYRHLLNGIERADSVTWNPHKLLAASQQCSTFLTRHQQILGQCHSTNATYLFQKDKFYDTSYDTGDKHIQCGRRADVFKFWFMWKAKGSEGLRAHVEQVFRMSEYFTQQVRERPGFELVLESPECTNISFWYIPPSLRHMERNQEFYDKLHKVAPKIKEGMIKKGSMMITYQPLRRLPNFFRLVLQNSCLEESDMLYFLNEIESLGHQL; translated from the exons atgttggCCAGTGAAAATTTTCCCACACATCACTTCAAGGAATCTATATTTAAGCCATATAATGCAACCACCTCGGCTGCTAATGcggccgccgctgccaccgttGAAGATTTGGCAAACGTGGCCAAGACATTGACATCGAAATCGACCACATCGTCATCGGTTGCATCGGATGCAGCAGCCACCGTCTCGCTAATGGGGGCAGTCGATATCGAGACAGCTCGCAAAATGTTGGCCAATAATAATGTtaatatcaacaacaacaacaacaataatatcaacaataacaactcaAAGGATACAGCGGAATTCGAAAGCTTCCTGCGTGGCTGCATTGATGAGATTATTAAATTAGCCGTGGTTGAGGGCACAAATCGTTCGTCCAAAGTGGTCGAGTGGCACGAGCCAAGTGAACTTCGTCAAATCTTTGATTTCCAGCTGCGTGAGAAGGGCGAGTCCCAAGACAAGTTACGGGAACTGCTTCGCGAGACCATCAGATTCTCGGTCAAGACGGGACATCCGTATTTCATCAATCAATTGTATTCGGGAGTGGATCCCTATGCTCTGGTCGGACAATGGCTAACGGACTCCCTCAATCCCAGTGTATACACCTATGAGGTGGCTCCCGTATTCACATTGATGGAGGAAGAAGTATTGGCGGAAATGCGACGCATTGTTGGCTTCCCCGACAACGGCCTGGGGGACGGAATCTTCTGTCCTGGCGGTTCGATTGCCAATGGTTATGCAATCAGCTGTGCGCGCTACAAATATGCCCCCGAGTCCAAG AAAAATGGACTCTTTAGTGGCAAACCCCTGATCATATTCACATCGGAGGATGCCCATTATTCGGTTGAAAAACTGGCCATGTTTATGGGTTTCGGCAGCGAGCATGTCCGCAAGATAGCGACCAATGAGGTGGGCAAAATGCGACTCAGTGACCTGGAACAGCAAATCCAATTGTGTCTGGATAACAACTGGCAACCATTGATGGTGTCGGCTACAGCCGGAACCACAGTGTTGGGGGCTTTCGATGATTTGGTGGGCATATCGGAATTGTGCCGCAAGCACAATATGTGGATGCATGTGGACGCTGCCTGGGGTGGTGGAGCTTTGATGTCCAAAAAGTATCGCCATTTGCTGAATGGCATTGAACG CGCTGATTCGGTGACATGGAATCCGCATAAACTCTTGGCAGCCTCCCAACAGTGTTCCACTTTCCTTACGCGCCATCAACAGATTTTGGGTCAATGCCATTCAACCAACGCCACGTATTTGTTCCAGAAGGATAAGTTTTATGACACATCCTACGATACGGGGGACAAGCACATTCAATGTGGACGCAGGGCCGACGTTTTCAAATTCTGGTTCATGTGGAAGGCAAAGGGTAGTGAAGGCTTGAGAGCCCATGTTGAGCAGGTTTTCCGCATGTCCGAGTACTTTACCCAACAAGTGCGAGAGCGTCCTGGCTTCGAGCTGGTACTCGAGAGTCCAGAGTGCACCAACATTAGTTTCTGGTACATACCGCCCAGTCTGAGGCATATGGAACGCAATCAGGAGTTCTATGATAAACTGCATAAGGTGGCACCCAAAATCAAGGAGGGCATGATCAAGAAGGGTTCCATGATGATTACATATCAGCCCTTGCGGCGGTTGCCAAACTTTTTCCGTTTGGTGCTGCAGAACTCGTGTCTGGAGGAGTCCGATATGTTGTATTTCCTCAATGAGATTGAATCGCTGGGCCACCAATTGTAG